The segment TCTTTAGACGGTCTCCTGTCCGTTACTAGAAAGTTGATCATTCCCTCTGACTTTATGAGAAGGTTGCAACCCAAGAAAAATATGCCAAACACCACAGTGAGGGACAAAACGCACATGACGGCAATCTGGACCACCCTCATAATGAAGAGGCTTCTCTCATCCGGAGCGGCGGCCACAAAGCCGTTATCAGTCACCACGGATGAAAAGTTGCAGCAGAAAAACTCCTCCGTCTTGTTGAGCAGTCCGCCCTCCGTTTGGTTGAACCCGGTGTTGttcatttccactttttaaaaaatcaaactTTCAGTGCGACAGATGtgggaggcagagagggaaagaCGCGCCTGGCACAACCCCAGAGAAATTGTCATCAAGTGAAAAGTAAAGACGACGAGGTGCCGAATTGAAGAAGTTGCTTTGGCATCGCATTACTGGAGATTTCGTGTGTTCAGTAGCCAGT is part of the Micropterus dolomieu isolate WLL.071019.BEF.003 ecotype Adirondacks linkage group LG07, ASM2129224v1, whole genome shotgun sequence genome and harbors:
- the rprma gene encoding protein reprimo A — translated: MNNTGFNQTEGGLLNKTEEFFCCNFSSVVTDNGFVAAAPDERSLFIMRVVQIAVMCVLSLTVVFGIFFLGCNLLIKSEGMINFLVTDRRPSKETEAVIVGAY